The Micavibrio sp. TMED2 genome has a window encoding:
- a CDS encoding PleD family two-component system response regulator — MTARVLVVDDVLPNVKLLAAKLQREYFDVVTAFNGQEALQKVQEESPDIILLDVMMPGMDGFEVCERIKADPETAHIPIVMVTALSDTSDRVRGLEAGADDFLTKPVNDVALFARVRSLVRLKMTMDEWRLRQNTSGQLGVLMGENSLQEESYEDGYVLVVEDSAIDRDKINETLLRDRHHVRAVERGEDAISALQEEDFDLVVVSLALENEDGLRFCSHLRSNERTRQIPILAIADESDLERSAKGLEIGVNDYILKPMDRNELLARSRTQIRRRRYQERLRLNYEESLSLALTDSLTGLFNRRYLLAHLRRLLDRIAENKKPLSTLIFDVDHFKLVNDNHGHAVGDEVLRELAQRVANGARSFDLVARIGGEEFAVVLPDSGLDTAMAVAERLRKSCESRPFRVSGPVGELNVTISIGVAYATSPDENPLELIKRADEGLYMAKRSGRNKVCTVEDLEVARQKEASIGKAGGEATATSDDTAPV; from the coding sequence ATGACCGCTCGCGTCCTTGTTGTTGACGACGTATTGCCCAACGTGAAACTTCTCGCTGCCAAACTGCAGCGGGAATATTTTGACGTTGTGACGGCCTTTAATGGTCAGGAGGCGCTCCAGAAGGTTCAGGAAGAGAGCCCTGATATCATCCTGCTTGATGTTATGATGCCCGGCATGGACGGGTTTGAGGTCTGTGAGCGGATCAAGGCGGACCCGGAAACCGCCCATATTCCGATCGTCATGGTGACCGCGCTGTCGGATACTTCTGACCGTGTCCGTGGTCTTGAGGCCGGTGCCGATGATTTCCTGACCAAGCCGGTCAATGATGTCGCCCTGTTTGCCCGCGTTCGCTCCCTTGTGCGTCTGAAGATGACCATGGATGAATGGCGTCTGCGCCAGAACACCTCCGGTCAACTCGGTGTTTTGATGGGCGAGAACAGCCTGCAGGAAGAATCCTATGAGGACGGTTACGTTCTCGTGGTCGAGGACAGCGCGATTGATCGTGACAAGATCAACGAGACTCTGCTGCGCGACCGTCACCATGTGCGCGCAGTCGAGCGGGGCGAGGATGCCATTTCCGCCCTGCAGGAAGAGGATTTCGATCTGGTGGTCGTATCCCTCGCGCTGGAGAACGAGGATGGCTTGCGCTTCTGCTCGCATCTTCGCTCGAACGAACGGACCCGGCAGATACCGATCCTTGCGATTGCTGACGAGAGCGACCTCGAGCGCAGTGCCAAGGGGCTGGAGATCGGCGTAAACGACTATATCCTGAAGCCGATGGACCGGAACGAGTTGCTGGCGCGCAGCCGTACCCAGATCCGCCGTCGCCGCTATCAGGAGCGCCTGCGCCTGAATTACGAAGAGAGCCTGTCTCTGGCGCTGACCGACAGCCTGACCGGGCTGTTCAACCGCCGGTACCTGCTGGCGCACCTGCGGCGTCTGCTTGACCGGATTGCCGAGAACAAGAAGCCGCTCTCAACCCTCATTTTCGACGTCGATCACTTCAAACTGGTCAACGACAATCATGGCCATGCCGTGGGTGATGAGGTCTTGCGTGAACTGGCCCAGCGGGTTGCCAATGGCGCGCGCAGCTTTGACCTTGTCGCGCGTATCGGTGGTGAGGAATTTGCCGTCGTACTGCCTGACAGCGGGCTTGATACTGCTATGGCTGTCGCCGAACGCCTGCGCAAGAGCTGTGAGAGCCGCCCGTTTCGTGTCTCTGGTCCGGTCGGTGAACTCAACGTCACGATCAGTATTGGTGTTGCCTATGCCACCAGCCCGGATGAAAACCCGCTGGAATTGATCAAACGGGCGGATGAGGGGCTGTATATGGCCAAGCGCAGTGGCCGGAA
- a CDS encoding ribonuclease D, which translates to MPVITKSDDLAALAERLRDEPYLTVDTEFLRDSTYYAKLCLVQIAGKDEAVCIDPLADGIDLQPLFDLLSNPKILKVFHAARQDLEIFYQLMGKVPTPLFDSQIAAMVCGYGESVGYEQLVREIAHQTLDKSNRFTDWSRRPLTQKQIKYALGDVTHLRVIYEHLAKQIAKQGREAWVREEMDILTDSATYEMKPEDAWQRLKLRSTEPLFVLTAQMLATWRETEAQQRNLPRNRVLRDDVILELAAQRPTNADSLGRIRGLGGNAKGKTGEALLKVIQQAMDTPSDKRPKLERKKPINSKAAASVELLKVLLKGRCAAHGVASKMVATSSELEGLADFAINGTGDAKDIAALRGWRRAVFGEPAERLMRGELALAMKDGKVVEFEV; encoded by the coding sequence ATGCCCGTCATTACAAAATCTGACGACCTCGCCGCGCTGGCAGAACGTTTGCGCGATGAGCCCTACTTGACTGTTGATACCGAGTTTCTGCGCGACAGCACCTATTACGCCAAACTCTGCCTTGTCCAGATCGCCGGCAAGGACGAGGCCGTCTGTATCGACCCCCTCGCCGATGGCATCGACCTACAACCGCTTTTCGACCTGCTCTCCAATCCCAAGATACTCAAGGTCTTCCACGCCGCCCGGCAGGATCTGGAGATTTTCTATCAACTGATGGGAAAAGTTCCGACCCCGCTGTTTGACAGCCAGATTGCCGCCATGGTCTGTGGCTATGGCGAGAGCGTTGGCTATGAACAGCTCGTTCGGGAAATCGCTCACCAGACACTGGACAAAAGCAACCGGTTTACCGACTGGTCGCGCCGCCCCCTGACCCAGAAACAGATCAAATATGCCCTCGGCGATGTCACCCATCTGCGGGTGATCTACGAACACCTTGCCAAGCAGATCGCCAAACAGGGACGCGAGGCATGGGTGCGTGAGGAAATGGATATTCTCACCGATTCCGCAACCTATGAGATGAAACCGGAAGATGCCTGGCAGCGTCTGAAGCTGCGCAGTACCGAACCGCTGTTCGTCCTGACCGCCCAGATGCTGGCCACATGGCGCGAGACCGAGGCCCAGCAACGCAATCTGCCGCGTAACCGCGTGCTGCGTGATGATGTGATCCTCGAACTGGCGGCTCAGCGCCCGACAAATGCTGACAGCCTTGGCCGTATTCGCGGTCTCGGCGGCAATGCCAAGGGAAAAACCGGAGAAGCCCTGCTAAAGGTTATTCAACAGGCCATGGATACCCCGAGCGATAAACGTCCAAAGCTGGAGCGCAAAAAACCGATCAACAGTAAGGCAGCTGCTTCGGTTGAGTTACTCAAGGTCCTGCTGAAAGGCCGCTGTGCCGCCCATGGCGTCGCCTCAAAGATGGTTGCCACCTCTTCCGAGCTTGAGGGGCTGGCTGATTTCGCCATCAACGGCACCGGCGATGCCAAGGATATTGCCGCCCTGCGTGGCTGGCGCCGCGCCGTCTTCGGTGAGCCCGCCGAACGCCTGATGCGCGGAGAACTGGCGCTGGCGATGAAGGATGGCAAGGTGGTCGAGTTCGAGGTTTGA
- a CDS encoding aspartate--tRNA ligase produces MHAYRTHTCGELRADHVDDTVRLSGWINRKRDHGQLLFIDLRDRYGITQVVTTVNSDVFKALESARLETVITVTGKVVKRSAETTNSNIPTGEIEVQVLELEIQSHADTLPLQVNSDEDYGEEIRLRYRYLDLRRAKMQRNIELRSKVISSIRQRMIDQGFMEFQTPILTASSPEGARDYLVPSRVHPGKFYALPQAPQQFKQLLMMSGFDKYFQIAPCFRDEDSRADRSPGEFYQLDFEMSFVTQEDVFNAIEPVLHGIFEEFSDFSGTKRAVTKPPFPRIPFDEAMLKYGSDKPDLRNPLEIVDVTEIFERDDVEFKAFKGVIANGGVVRALPVPGVADKPRSFFDKLNDWARGEGAVGLGYITFADGEGKGPIAKFVPPAAQAQLKELAGLKDGDAVFFACDKPGAAAKLIGAARTKIGHDLELIDPNEYKFCWIVDFPMYEMDEDTGKIEFSHNPFSMPQGGLEALENQDPLTIKAYQYDIVCNGVELSSGAIRNHRPDIMVKAFDIAGYPESVLEERFGGMLSAMKFGAPPHGGSAPGIDRIVMLLADEPNIREVITFPMNQKAEDLLMGAPAEVEPERLKELHIKLNLPKVKVAEAS; encoded by the coding sequence ATGCACGCCTATCGTACCCATACCTGTGGTGAACTCCGCGCCGATCATGTTGACGACACCGTCCGCCTGTCCGGCTGGATCAATCGCAAGCGCGACCATGGTCAGCTGCTGTTTATCGATCTGCGCGACCGTTACGGCATCACACAGGTTGTCACCACGGTGAACAGCGATGTGTTCAAGGCACTGGAATCAGCCCGGCTGGAAACTGTCATCACCGTGACCGGCAAGGTGGTCAAGCGAAGCGCCGAGACCACAAACAGCAATATCCCGACCGGCGAGATCGAGGTTCAGGTGCTGGAACTGGAAATCCAGTCCCATGCCGATACCCTGCCGCTGCAGGTCAATTCCGATGAGGATTACGGCGAGGAAATCCGCCTGCGCTATCGTTATCTCGACCTGCGCCGGGCCAAGATGCAGCGGAATATCGAGCTGCGTTCCAAGGTTATCTCGTCAATCCGCCAGCGCATGATCGATCAGGGCTTCATGGAGTTCCAGACTCCGATCCTGACCGCATCTTCCCCCGAGGGTGCCCGCGATTATCTCGTGCCGTCACGGGTTCATCCCGGCAAGTTCTATGCCCTGCCACAGGCACCACAGCAGTTCAAACAGCTGCTGATGATGAGCGGTTTCGACAAGTACTTCCAGATCGCCCCATGTTTCCGCGATGAGGACAGCCGCGCCGACCGTAGCCCCGGTGAGTTCTATCAGCTCGATTTCGAGATGAGCTTTGTTACTCAGGAAGATGTCTTCAATGCCATCGAGCCGGTGCTGCACGGTATCTTTGAAGAATTCTCCGACTTTTCCGGCACCAAGCGCGCTGTGACCAAGCCGCCATTCCCGCGTATCCCGTTCGATGAAGCGATGCTGAAATACGGTTCCGATAAGCCGGACCTGCGCAACCCGCTGGAAATCGTCGACGTGACCGAGATTTTCGAGCGTGACGATGTTGAGTTCAAGGCATTCAAGGGCGTGATCGCCAATGGCGGCGTCGTCCGTGCTCTGCCGGTGCCCGGCGTTGCCGACAAGCCGCGCAGCTTCTTCGACAAGCTGAATGACTGGGCGCGCGGTGAGGGGGCTGTGGGCCTCGGCTACATCACCTTCGCCGATGGCGAGGGCAAGGGGCCGATTGCCAAATTTGTGCCACCAGCGGCTCAGGCGCAGCTGAAAGAACTCGCCGGTCTCAAGGATGGCGATGCTGTGTTCTTCGCCTGTGACAAACCGGGCGCTGCGGCCAAGCTGATTGGCGCTGCCCGCACCAAGATCGGCCATGATCTCGAGCTGATCGATCCGAACGAATACAAGTTCTGCTGGATCGTCGACTTCCCGATGTATGAAATGGATGAGGACACCGGCAAGATCGAGTTCAGTCACAACCCGTTCTCCATGCCGCAGGGTGGTCTCGAAGCACTGGAAAATCAGGACCCGCTCACCATCAAGGCGTATCAGTACGATATCGTCTGTAACGGCGTTGAGCTGTCTTCCGGTGCCATCCGGAACCACCGCCCCGACATCATGGTCAAGGCATTCGACATTGCCGGTTATCCGGAGAGCGTGTTGGAAGAGCGCTTCGGCGGCATGCTGTCAGCCATGAAGTTCGGCGCCCCGCCGCATGGTGGTTCCGCACCGGGCATCGACCGTATTGTCATGCTGCTGGCTGATGAGCCGAATATCCGTGAGGTTATCACCTTCCCGATGAACCAGAAGGCGGAAGACCTGCTCATGGGGGCACCGGCAGAGGTTGAGCCAGAGCGCCTGAAAGAGCTGCATATCAAGCTGAACCTGCCAAAGGTCAAAGTAGCCGAAGCCAGCTAA
- a CDS encoding S-formylglutathione hydrolase, translated as MELVSENRCFGGVQGVYKHKSSACRGEMTFAVYMPPQAEHGKVPCLWYLSGLTCTHENAMTKAGAQAWAAEAGIAIIFPDTSPRGENVADDDAYDLGQGAGFYVDATEKPWAPHFSMYSYITSELQKLVVKEFAIDPDRQGITGHSMGGHGALTLAMRKPDLYKSVSAFAPIAHPTASDWGRKQLSAYLGPNEADWQEHDSTLLLDGKGWARDILIDQGTDDQFLELLKPEALANAIAETRTAGTIRMQRDYDHSYYFVASFMQDHINWHRNRL; from the coding sequence ATGGAACTCGTTTCGGAGAACCGCTGTTTCGGCGGCGTTCAGGGCGTTTACAAACACAAGTCGAGTGCCTGTCGCGGTGAGATGACCTTTGCCGTCTATATGCCGCCACAGGCAGAGCACGGCAAAGTGCCATGTCTGTGGTACCTCTCCGGCCTCACCTGCACCCATGAAAACGCCATGACCAAAGCAGGCGCACAGGCATGGGCTGCCGAGGCCGGTATCGCCATCATCTTTCCAGATACCTCCCCGCGCGGTGAAAATGTCGCCGATGACGACGCCTATGACCTCGGTCAGGGTGCCGGTTTCTATGTTGATGCGACCGAGAAACCCTGGGCTCCGCATTTCAGCATGTATTCCTACATCACCAGTGAATTACAGAAGCTGGTGGTGAAGGAATTTGCGATTGATCCTGACCGTCAGGGCATTACCGGCCATTCCATGGGCGGGCATGGCGCCCTCACCCTCGCCATGCGCAAACCGGATTTGTACAAATCGGTGTCAGCCTTTGCCCCGATTGCCCATCCAACCGCATCCGACTGGGGCAGAAAACAGCTATCCGCCTATCTCGGTCCGAATGAAGCCGACTGGCAGGAACACGACTCAACCCTGCTGCTGGATGGCAAGGGCTGGGCGCGAGACATCCTGATCGATCAGGGGACCGATGATCAGTTTCTGGAACTGCTAAAGCCGGAAGCACTGGCCAATGCGATTGCCGAGACACGGACTGCCGGAACCATCAGAATGCAGCGTGACTATGATCACAGCTACTATTTTGTTGCCAGCTTCATGCAGGACCATATCAACTGGCATCGGAACCGGTTGTAA
- a CDS encoding DNA polymerase IV (involved in translesion DNA polymerization with beta clamp of polymerase III; belongs to Y family of polymerases; does not contain proofreading function), translating to MTTLCRDCLRFSESDEDAGKKHCPSCQSTRLLRHPELGTLAIAHLDCDAFFASVEKRDDPSLQDKPVIIGGGKRGVVATACYVARLHGVRSAMPMFKALERCPDAVVIKPNMAKYSETGRAVRQMMLDVSPAVEPLSIDEAFIDLRGTERLHGHSPAVTLARLALDIEQAHGITVSIGLSHNKFLAKIASDRDKPRGFSIIGQAETDSFLANQPVSIIWGVGKKFEEKLARDGFRSLQDIRNSSESDLVRRYGKMGQRLHDLAHGRDSREVKPDRATKSVSAEITFDTDISDPATLASHLWRLSERVADRLREKGHEGKTVTLKVKTAQFKTITRSQTLPVDIRSAETLYQAAHPMLYKLADGTPYRLLGVGLDVIDQRNAASSEATAQQALFGDLELDQHDAAYRSEHEHRKLEDALHTLRSKLGKDTILKGRSLATKRPAAKDRDSQKR from the coding sequence ATGACCACGCTTTGCCGCGATTGCCTCAGGTTTTCGGAGAGCGATGAGGATGCCGGCAAGAAACACTGCCCATCCTGCCAGTCCACCCGCCTGCTCCGACACCCCGAACTGGGCACGCTCGCGATTGCCCATCTGGATTGCGATGCCTTCTTTGCCTCGGTCGAGAAACGTGACGATCCATCGCTGCAGGACAAGCCGGTGATCATCGGTGGCGGCAAGCGCGGGGTGGTTGCCACCGCCTGTTATGTCGCCCGCCTGCATGGTGTCCGCTCGGCCATGCCGATGTTCAAGGCACTGGAGCGCTGCCCCGATGCCGTGGTGATCAAGCCCAATATGGCAAAATACAGCGAGACCGGTCGGGCGGTGCGCCAGATGATGCTCGATGTATCCCCTGCGGTCGAACCGCTCTCGATTGATGAGGCCTTCATCGATCTGCGCGGCACCGAACGCCTGCATGGCCACTCACCGGCGGTCACCCTCGCCCGGCTGGCACTCGATATCGAACAGGCCCATGGCATTACGGTGTCAATCGGCCTGTCCCATAACAAGTTTCTGGCCAAGATCGCCTCGGACCGCGACAAGCCGCGCGGATTCTCGATCATCGGTCAAGCCGAAACCGACAGTTTCCTGGCCAATCAGCCGGTCAGCATCATCTGGGGTGTCGGCAAGAAATTCGAGGAAAAGCTGGCCCGTGACGGCTTCCGCAGCCTGCAGGATATCCGCAACAGCAGCGAGAGCGACCTGGTCCGGCGCTATGGCAAGATGGGGCAGCGCCTGCATGATCTGGCCCATGGCCGCGACAGCCGGGAGGTGAAGCCCGACCGGGCGACCAAGAGCGTATCGGCGGAAATCACCTTCGATACCGATATCAGCGATCCGGCAACCCTCGCCAGCCATCTATGGCGACTTAGCGAACGGGTGGCGGACCGGTTGCGGGAGAAAGGCCATGAGGGCAAGACCGTGACCCTCAAGGTCAAGACAGCCCAGTTCAAAACCATCACCCGCAGCCAGACACTGCCGGTAGACATCCGCAGCGCCGAGACCCTGTATCAGGCTGCCCACCCCATGCTCTACAAGCTGGCGGACGGCACGCCCTATCGCCTGCTCGGCGTCGGCCTCGACGTGATCGACCAGCGCAATGCCGCCTCAAGCGAGGCAACGGCCCAGCAGGCATTGTTCGGTGATCTGGAATTGGATCAGCATGATGCCGCCTATCGCTCGGAGCATGAACACAGAAAACTCGAGGATGCCCTGCACACCCTGCGCAGCAAGCTTGGCAAGGACACCATCCTCAAGGGGCGGTCACTGGCGACAAAACGGCCCGCCGCCAAAGACCGGGATAGTCAGAAACGCTGA
- a CDS encoding S-(hydroxymethyl)glutathione dehydrogenase/class III alcohol dehydrogenase: MRTRAAVAYAAGKPLSVEEVNLEGPKAGEVLVEIKATGICHTDQFTLSGADPEGAFPAILGHEGAGIVLEVGEGVTSLKPGDHVIPLYTPECRECEYCLHPKTNLCQAIRTTQGQGVMPDGTSRFTNLDGEPILHYMGCSTFSNHTVLPEIALAKIRSDAPFDKVCYIGCGVTTGIGAVIHTAKVEIGSKCIVFGLGGIGLNVIQGLRLAGADMIVGVDLNEGKVDMAKRFGMTHFVNPNQVEGDLVPYLVDLTKGGADYTFDATGNVQVMRNALECAHKGWGESIIIGVAPAGAEISTRPFQLVTGRSWRGTAFGGARGRTDVPKIVDWYMEGKIEIDPMITHTMPLEDINKGFDLMHQGKSIRAVVTY, encoded by the coding sequence ATGAGAACACGCGCCGCCGTAGCATATGCCGCAGGCAAACCCCTGTCGGTTGAAGAAGTGAATCTGGAAGGCCCGAAGGCGGGTGAGGTTCTGGTCGAGATCAAGGCAACCGGTATCTGCCATACCGACCAGTTCACCCTGTCCGGCGCCGATCCAGAAGGCGCATTCCCGGCCATTCTCGGCCATGAGGGTGCCGGTATCGTGCTGGAAGTCGGCGAAGGCGTCACCTCGCTCAAGCCCGGCGATCACGTAATCCCGCTCTATACCCCGGAATGCCGTGAGTGCGAATATTGCCTGCATCCGAAAACCAACCTGTGTCAGGCGATCCGCACTACCCAAGGTCAGGGCGTGATGCCTGATGGCACCTCCCGATTCACCAATCTCGATGGCGAGCCGATCCTGCACTATATGGGCTGCTCTACCTTCTCCAATCACACGGTACTGCCGGAAATCGCGCTGGCGAAAATCCGCTCCGACGCGCCGTTCGACAAGGTCTGCTATATCGGCTGCGGCGTCACCACCGGCATCGGTGCCGTGATTCACACCGCGAAGGTTGAAATCGGCTCGAAATGTATCGTGTTCGGCCTTGGCGGCATTGGCCTCAATGTCATTCAGGGTCTGCGCCTCGCTGGTGCCGATATGATCGTTGGCGTCGATCTCAACGAAGGCAAGGTCGATATGGCCAAGCGTTTCGGCATGACCCACTTCGTCAACCCCAATCAGGTCGAAGGCGATCTCGTCCCTTACCTCGTGGATTTGACAAAGGGCGGTGCCGATTACACCTTTGATGCTACCGGCAATGTGCAGGTGATGCGCAATGCCCTCGAATGCGCCCATAAGGGTTGGGGCGAGAGCATTATCATCGGTGTTGCCCCTGCCGGTGCTGAAATCTCCACCCGTCCGTTCCAGCTGGTTACTGGCCGGAGCTGGCGCGGCACGGCCTTCGGTGGTGCCCGTGGCCGGACCGATGTGCCGAAAATCGTCGACTGGTACATGGAAGGCAAGATCGAGATCGACCCGATGATCACCCACACCATGCCGCTGGAAGACATCAACAAGGGCTTTGACCTGATGCATCAGGGCAAGTCGATCCGCGCTGTCGTCACCTACTGA